GCCGGCCAGCACGCCCTTGCGCTTCGCGAAAACCTGCACGGTCACCACCGGGTCGCGCCCGGCGTGGAGCAGCGTGTTCACCGTGCGGACGAAGTAGCGGTCCGAGAGCCACCCGCTGCACATCCGTGGATCGAACTGGAAGAGCTCAGCCGGATATTGCGCGAGGCCGCCGTGCAGCGTGTCGGCGCGGCTTGGATCAGTCGGTTGCATGGGAATCCGTCATCAGGAGTTCACGGGACGGGTATTCATTCTCGTTACGAGAATAATCGTCACGGAGTTTCGCGTCAAGAAGAAAATTCGATCCGCCCCCACGGACTACCGGGCGTCGGCCAGCGGGAGCCACGGGAAGCGGATGGAGGTTTCCAGGCGTGCGTGCGTGGCTTCGGGGAGAAAACGGTAGATCTCGGGCGCCACGCCGGGACCGCGGGCTTCGCGGGTGCGCGTCTGCCCGGTGCGTCCCACCAGCCGGGGCGCCCGCGGCGCGCCCGCGCCGGTGTGGGCGACGGCCCGGCGGAAGTTGGCGCGAGGGAGGGGACGGCCCGCGATGGCCTCGCAGGCGGCCTGCAGCTCGTCGAGCGTCACGTCCGGCCCGGTGAGCGCCATCAGGGTGGACGGCATGTACTTGATCTTGCCACGCAGCCTGCCCAGCGCGTCCGCCAGGATGCGGCGGTGGTCGAACGCCATCGGCCGGCCGAACCGTTCGTCGCCGTCGCGCTCCTCTGCCCTCCCCCACAGGTCGCGCCGCGCCTCGGGGACCAAGCCGGCCTCCATCAGCAGCCCGTAGCGGTCCGACGCGCGCTCCTCGTTCCATTCGTCCCGCCCGAACACGTCGTGCACGCGGCGCACGCGGTCCTGCCCGCCTTCCGCCGCCCATACGTGAAGCACCTCGCCTGCGGCGTTGGCGGACGGTACGCGGCTGGCTTCGCGCAGGTCTTCCCAGGGCAGGTGCGAGTACACGTCCACCCAGCGTGCCTCCGAGGCATCGTCCGCGGCGGTGGGGCCGCTGCCGTCGGTCGGCTTGCGGACGAGCATCAGGTAGGCGTTGGTCGTCACCCGCGCGCCCCGGGCGATCCACTCGCCGGTCTTTTCGTCGCGGTAGCCGGCGAACTGGCGCGGGTCGCGGCCGTTGCGGCTGTAGCTGGCCAGCGCCTCCACGAACTCGGGCGCGTCCAGCCCGGTCTCCTCGCGCATCTCGCGGATGGCGGTCTGCACCGAGTCGGCGTCTTCCATCCAGTCCATGAAGCCGCCGGGCCAGGCGTCGAGCCCCGCGAACGGCTCCTTGGCGCGCACCACCAGCAGCGCGTGCAATCTGCAGTTCCCGCCGCTCCAATCCAGCGCCAGCGCCACGGCGTCGCCGGTGACGGCATGGGGTGGATAGTCGCCCGCGTTGTAGCGGACGGCCCAGTCGGGAACGGGCTCGGGGATATCGACGGGAACGGTTTCGCTCACGGCTCTTCTGCGCGGTCGGTTGGGCGTGCCGACGTTCTCATTGCGAGAACTACGCCGGAGCGGGTGCGCGGCGCAAGGTGCCCCCTCCCCCGCAAACGGCGCGCGAGAGGGAGAAGGTCAAAGCGGGATGATCGATGCGAGGGTGCCCGGCCCTGCTGGGGCGACTGAAGTCGCGGCAACAACGGCCCAAAGTCCGCCTTCGCGGACTGCACGCGCAGCC
This portion of the Longimicrobium sp. genome encodes:
- a CDS encoding NUDIX domain-containing protein, which gives rise to MSETVPVDIPEPVPDWAVRYNAGDYPPHAVTGDAVALALDWSGGNCRLHALLVVRAKEPFAGLDAWPGGFMDWMEDADSVQTAIREMREETGLDAPEFVEALASYSRNGRDPRQFAGYRDEKTGEWIARGARVTTNAYLMLVRKPTDGSGPTAADDASEARWVDVYSHLPWEDLREASRVPSANAAGEVLHVWAAEGGQDRVRRVHDVFGRDEWNEERASDRYGLLMEAGLVPEARRDLWGRAEERDGDERFGRPMAFDHRRILADALGRLRGKIKYMPSTLMALTGPDVTLDELQAACEAIAGRPLPRANFRRAVAHTGAGAPRAPRLVGRTGQTRTREARGPGVAPEIYRFLPEATHARLETSIRFPWLPLADAR